From the Saccharomycodes ludwigii strain NBRC 1722 chromosome I, whole genome shotgun sequence genome, one window contains:
- a CDS encoding Smr domain-containing protein (similar to Saccharomyces cerevisiae YPL199C | putative protein of unknown function) has translation MSITTTTKQPFGDYLSNNGKDYNHATDNQYKILRTKADEAFKRKQQLSIESQSAYKSNDKKRAHELSEEAKKYLKTAENYNMQAAEYALIENNTDSASDEIDLHGLYVKEAQWIMQRRIANGVGNNEQVLKAIVGKGKHSANGIARLKPVIEELCETVHLNNYVDPNNSGVLIIDLRNVANRIPSSWATMDYSTFLHHDGASDGVVKPQNGTAYNHDDPKPQYQQPQYQQLQYQQPQYQQQQPQYQQQQPQYQQQPQQQQPQQQQSDNSLGSLLLKVFCICLQKNL, from the coding sequence ATGTCTATAACCACAACTACTAAACAACCTTTTGGTGATTATTTATCCAATAATGGAAAAGATTATAACCATGCAACCGATAACCAATATAAAATCTTGAGAACGAAGGCAGACGAAGCtttcaaaagaaaacaacaacTTTCGATAGAGTCACAAAGTGCTTACAAaagtaatgataaaaagaGGGCACATGAATTAAGTGAAGAGGCTAAGAAATATCTAAAAACAGCTGAAAACTATAATATGCAAGCGGCAGAGTATGCTTTGATAGAAAACAATACAGATAGCGCTAGTGATGAAATTGACCTTCATGGGTTGTACGTTAAAGAAGCACAATGGATCATGCAAAGAAGAATTGCTAATGGTGTGGGAAATAACGAACAAGTTTTAAAGGCTATTGTTGGGAAAGGGAAACATAGTGCTAATGGTATTGCAAGGTTGAAGCCAGTCATTGAAGAGTTATGTGAGACAGTTCACTTGAATAATTATGTTGATCCGAATAATAGTGGTGTTTTAATTATTGATTTAAGGAATGTAGCGAATAGAATTCCTTCCAGTTGGGCTACAATGGATTATTCTACATTTTTACATCATGATGGAGCATCCGATGGAGTTGTCAAACCACAAAATGGCACTGCTTATAATCACGATGATCCAAAGCCACAGTACCAACAACCACAATACCAACAACTACAATACCAACAACCCCAgtaccaacaacaacaaccccaataccaacaacaacaaccccaatatcaacaacaacctcaacaacaacaacctcaacaacaacaaagtGATAATAGCCTGGGAAGCTTGCTTCttaaagttttttgtatttgtttGCAAAAGAATCTGtga
- the HNM1 gene encoding Hnm1p (similar to Saccharomyces cerevisiae YGL077C | HNM1 | Hyper-resistance to Nitrogen Mustard), translating to MEKPTVTGATGYQLETSSVINNNNSGKQSEFKSYEKEYDYEDKSSIQNSGSNLPEGDETLRKSFSLWSILGVGFGLTNSWFGISTSLVTGISSGGPLMVIYGIIIIALISLCIGASLSELSSAYPHAGGQFYWSLKLAPPKYRRFAAYMCGCYAWAGSVFTSASTTLSVCTELVGMYALTHRDFEVKRWHVFVCFEILHFFLMIFNCFGKSLPLISSSSLYISIGSFIVITITVLACASGKYQDPKFVFATFYNETGWSNGGIAFIIGLMNPAWSFSCLDCATHMAFEVENPERIIPISIMSTVLIGFVTSFPYVISMFFSIQNLDDIMNSNTGFPILEIFYQALHYNKAGAIILGCLILFTSFGCVIACHTWQSRLCWSFARDNGIPYSRLWSQVNSRLGVPLNAHLMSCFLVALLGLLYLASATAFNSLITGCVSFLLFSYSIPVILLLMKKRQIVHGPFWLGKFGYFTNVVLLAWTIFALVFFCFPMILPVDPNNMNYASVFIVGCTLYCLLYWQFRGKKQFRALEEDDDMLQEDKKFEQENGQNVGETEDMTVAS from the coding sequence ATGGAAAAGCCAACGGTTACCGGTGCCACCGGATACCAGCTAGAAACTTCTTCTGtaatcaacaacaacaacagtgGAAAACAATCCGAATTTAAATCCTACGAAAAAGAATATGATTATGAGGACAAATCCTCAATCCAAAATAGCGGGTCTAATTTACCAGAAGGTGATGAAACTTTGCGTAAATCATTTTCCTTATGGTCTATTTTGGGTGTAGGCTTTGGATTAACCAATTCTTGGTTCGGTATCTCCACCTCTTTAGTAACAGGTATAAGTTCTGGTGGTCCTTTAATGGTTATTtatggtattattattatcgctttaatttctttatgTATTGGTGCTTCACTAAGTGAACTGTCATCGGCTTACCCTCATGCCGGTGGTCAATTTTATTGGAGTTTAAAGTTAGCTCCACCAAAATACAGAAGATTTGCAGCTTATATGTGTGGATGTTATGCTTGGGCAGGTAGTGTTTTCACCAGTGCCTCAACTACCTTAAGTGTATGTACGGAATTGGTTGGTATGTATGCTTTAACACATAGAGATTTTGAAGTTAAGAGATGGCATGTTTTTGTATGTTTTGAGATATTGcattttttcttgatgatttttaattgttttggtAAGTCTCTACCATtaatttcttcatcatctttgTATATTTCTATTGGTTCTTTTATCGTTATTACCATAACTGTACTAGCCTGTGCCTCTGGGAAATATCAAGATCCTAAATTTGTGTTTGCTACTTTTTACAACGAAACTGGTTGGTCTAACGGTGGGAttgcttttattattggtttaATGAATCCTGCTTGGTCTTTTAGTTGTTTAGACTGCGCCACTCATATGGCCTTTGAGGTAGAAAACCCTGAACGTATCATTCCAATCAGTATTATGAGTACTGTTCTTATTGGTTTTGTCACTTCCTTTCCCTATGTTATCTCCATGTTTTTTAGTATTCAAAATTTAGATGATATTATGAATAGCAACACTGGGTTTCCaattttggaaattttCTACCAGGCGTTGCACTACAACAAAGCAGGTGCAATTATCCTGGGGTGTTTGATTTTGTTCACCTCTTTTGGCTGTGTGATTGCTTGTCACACTTGGCAATCAAGATTATGTTGGTCGTTTGCCAGAGATAATGGTATCCCCTACAGTAGGCTATGGAGTCAGGTCAATTCGCGTCTAGGTGTTCCTTTAAATGCCCATTTGATGTCATGCTTTTTAGTTGCTTTGTTGGGGTTGTTGTATTTAGCATCGGCCACCGcttttaattctttgatTACTGGCTGTGTTTCgtttttactattttcaTATTCCATTcctgttattttattattaatgaaaaaaaggcaaATTGTCCATGGCCCATTCTGGCTGGGTAAATTTGGTTATTTTACTAATGTTGTACTGTTGGCTTGGACAATATTTGCACTAGTCTTTTTCTGTTTCCCTATGATACTGCCTGTCGACCCAAATAATATGAATTACGCTTCTGTTTTCATTGTTGGTTGTACCTTATATTGTTTATTGTATTGGCAGTTCAGGGGCAAAAAACAATTTCGTGCTTTGGAGGAGGATGATGATATGTTACAGGAAGATAAAAAGTTTGAACAAGAAAATGGTCAAAATGTTGGAGAAACTGAAGATATGACTGTGGCCAGTTAA
- the RPL7A gene encoding 60S ribosomal protein uL30 (similar to Saccharomyces cerevisiae YPL198W | RPL7B | Ribosomal Protein of the Large subunit (paralog of YGL076C | RPL7A)), with product MAADYLRGLLNYLRQKKVLAPESQLKKSKAQQKTAEQLAAERVARKAANQEKRKVILARNAAYQKQYTEAERAVVKAKRDARSSGSYYVPAEHKLVFVVRIKGINKIAPKPRKVLQLLRLNQINSGVFVKVTKATVELLKLVEPYVAYGYPSFSTVRQLVYKRGFGKVNKQRIALSDNAIVEAALGQYGILSIDDLIHEIVSVGPHFKQANNFLWPFKLSNPTGGWGVPRKFKHFIQGGSFGNREEFINKLVKAMN from the exons ATGGCTGCCGA tTATCTTAGAGGACTTCTCAATTATTTGAGACAAAA AAAAGTTTTAGCTCCAGAATctcaattgaaaaaatctAAGGCTCAACAAAAGACCGCTGAACAACTTGCTGCTGAAAGAGTTGCTCGTAAGGCt GCTaaccaagaaaaaagaaaagttatCTTGGCTAGAAACGCTGCTTACCAAAAGCAATACACTGAAGCTGAACGTGCTGTTGTTAAGGCTAAGCGTGATGCTAGATCTTCCGGTTCTTACTATGTTCCAGCTGAACACAAGTtggtttttgttgttagaATCAAGGGTATTAACAAGATTGCTCCAAAACCAAGAAAGGTTTTGCAATTGTTAAGATTGAACCAAATTAACTCTGGTGTTTTCGTTAAAGTTACCAAAGCTACCGTTGAATTGTTGAAATTGGTTGAACCATATGTTGCTTATGGTTACCCATCTTTCTCTACCGTTAGACAATTGGTTTACAAGAGAGGTTTCGGTAAGGTCAACAAGCAAAGAATTGCCTTGAGTGACAATGCCATTGTTGAAGCCGCTTTGGGCCAATACGGTATCTTGTCTATCGATGATTTGATCCACGAAATTGTTTCTGTCGGACCACACTTTAAACAAGCCAACAACTTTTTGTGGCCATTCAAGTTATCCAACCCAACTGGTGGCTGGGGTGTTCCAAGAAAATTCAAGCACTTTATCCAAGGTGGTTCTTTCGGTAACCGTGAAGAATTTATTAACAAATTGGTTAAGGCTATGAATTAG